The nucleotide window GCACCACGTAGCCGCGGGCGGCCATCATCTGCTTCTCGAAGTCGAACCGGTCGCCGTAGTTGGCGAAGGGCCCGCCGTGGATCTCCAGGATCAGCGGATACCGGCGCTGCGGGTTGAAGTCCGGCGGCTTGACGATCCAGCCCTGGATGTCGCGTCCGTCGTGCGAGGACGGATACCAGATCTCCTCCACCTCACCGAGCCGGCGCGCGGCCAGGATATCCGCGTTCACGGACGTGAGCAGACGCGGTTCCTGACCGGGCCCGGCCTGGTAGGCGACATCCCCCGGGATGTCCGGTCGCGACCAGGTGAACGCTACCCCTCCGCGGGGCCCGACGTCATAGCTGCCACCGGAGTATGCGCTGCCCCCGCCGCCCACGTCCCGGGCCACGTCACGCTGCGCACCGGCGAGCGTGAAGAGCGCGATCTTCGTGTTGCCGCGGTCGTCGTACTGGACGTAGACGCCCCGTCCATCCGGGGCCCACTGCGGGTCCGAGACGCTGCGATCGAGCGCGCCGGACAGCACGCGCGTGCCGGTGCCGTCGCGGTCCATCACGTGGAGCTGCGTCACCTGGTAGCCCTGGTGCTCGTCATCGAAGCCGAGGTAGGCGATCTGCCGACCATCCGGCGAGATCGCCGGCGCGACGTCCGGTCCGTAGCGGCTCGTGAGCGGGCGCACGGCACCGTCCGCGACGCGGAACTCGAAGATCTCGGTGTCGAGCTGCTCGTCCTGCCAGTCGCTGCGCCGGTTGGCGGAGAGGATCAGGTGCTGCCCGTCCGGCGTCCACACCGGCGGGCTCGCGCGGAACACCCCTCCGTGGTGGAAGTCCCCGCTCGAGATCTGGCGGGCCGTCCCGCCTTCGGCCGGTACCACGAACACGTGTGTGTAGCCGGGTGTCAGATACCCGGGGCCGTTGAAGCGATAGATCAGGTCGTCGATGGTCGTGGGGGGCGCCGCCCAGGTGGCCCCCTCCGGCGGGGCGGGGACCTGGGCGATCTGCGTGGAGGCTCGCTCGACCAGGGACGTGAACGCGAGCTGCGTGCCGTCCGGCGACCAGGAGATGCCCTCGGGTCCGTGCTGCAGGCTGGTCACGCGCACCATCTGACCCGAATCCATGTAGCGGACCCAGATCTGCGCGGAGCCTTCGCGATCGGAGACGAACGCGAGCCGGGAGCCATCCGGGGACCAGCGCGGAGACGCGTCTGCGACGTCACCGGTGGTGAGGGGACGATGTCCCGTGCCGTCCGCCGCGACGATCCAGAGGTTGGTGTAGTTGCGGTCGGTCATGATGTCCGAGAACTGCCGGACGTAGACCACCTGCCGGCCGTCGGGCGAGATCTGGGGATCCTGGACGTACTCGAACTCGAAGACGTCCAGCGGCTGGAGCGGCTCCTGTGCGGTCAGCGGGTGCGCCAGGAGCGCCATCGCGGACAGGAGCAGGGCAGGGGCGAAGCCGGGCGAAGCGGGTCTGCGAGGCATGGCGGTCTCCGCGCTACGAGCCGATCGCATCGGGCCGCGGGCGGCGGCCCGGTGTGGAGGAAAGGGGTACGCGACGGCGCGCGGAATCGCCAGGTCGGGCGGCCGCTCCCCGCGTGGGCACGGGCATTGCCTGCCCCGACCGCCATGCGCTCGCCATCGCTCGCACCCTCGGCCGGCTCGCCTGCTTCCGGGCCCCCGGCCTCCGGAACCGACCGTCTGCCCCGCGGGCCCTTCCTGGCCCGTCTGGGGCTGCTGGCGGCCCTGGCGGCCTACACGCTGGCCTGGCGGGGGGATGGGGGCGGCCCGTTATCGGCCGTCGACCTCGCCATCCACGAGACCGGCCATCTCGTGTTCCTCCCGCTCGGGGAGGTCATGCATTTCCTGGGTGGCACGCTGTTCCAGCTGCTGGTCCCGCTCCTCTTCGCCGGGACGTTCCTCCACCGCGGACAGCGCTTCTCCGCGGCCTTCCCGCTGTGGTGGGTGGGACAGAACCTGTGGCACATCGCCCCGTACGTCGCCGACGCCCGCACGCAGGCCCTCCCCCTCGTCGGTGGCGGCGAGCACGACTGGGCCTTCCTGCTCGCCACCTGGCGCTGGCTTCCCTACGACGACGCCATCGGCGCGGCCTGCCAGCTGGCGGGGACGGCGATCGCCGTGGTGGCGCTGCTCTACGGGCTGACCTGGTCGGACGTACCGGACGCTCAGCGGGTGAGTCCGAGCACGAACGAGAACGAATGGCGGACGTCGCGTTCGGACGAATCGATCACCGAGCCCAGGAGGCCGCTGATGTAGTCGCGGACGAGCAGCGTGACGCGGCTCGACCCACCGATCCGCCGCTCGATCGTGAAGCCGGGGGAGACGAGCGATTTCCACGTGGCCGAGGTCGTGACCGAGTCACCTTCGGGCACCACGTCCTCCACCCGGGCTCCCAGCCCCAGGAAGAAGTTGATGCTCAACGCGTCACGGGGATCGCCCCGGTTCGTGAAGCCCACGACGAGATTGCCCGTGTTCGTGTGGTAGTCCTCCCCGACGACGGTGTAGTCCACCCGCGCGTAGCTGGCCTCCGCGCGGAAGGGCACCGGTCCACCGCCGATCTCGGTTCCCAACAGGACCGTCCACCCCCAGCGTGTGGGTGCGAACCCGGGTTGGTCCTGGGCGTAGACCCCGCCCCCCGCGGTGACGGACTGCGCCAGGAGCGGCGGCGCCTGGAGCAGGGCTGCGGTCAGGATCAGCAGGGATACGCGGCGGTCCATGGCGGTCCTCGGTTCGGGCTGCGGTGGGGCCGGGATCGAGCCCCGCTCCGCCTACCCCGTCCCGCGCCTCGGGTGCGCTTGCCGGGCCCGGAGCCGCTCGTCCATGTTGGCCTCCCCTTGCTCTCCCCGGACCCCGCCCTATGCGCACACGTACGTCGCTGGTTCCGCTCGTCTCCCTGCTCCTGGCCGCCTGCTCCGGAGGCGACGCCTCGCCGGACGGTCCCTTCTACGCAGGCAGGACGCTGGAGGTGGTCGTTCCGTACGGGCCGGGGGGAGGCACCGACACCTGGACGCGCATGATCGCGCCGCACCTGCAGGCGGGCCTCGGCGCGGGAGCCGGCGTGGCGGTCCTCAACGAGCCGGGCGCATCGAGCGTGGCGGGAGCCAACGCCTACGTGCTGCGGCGTCGACCGGACGGGTCGGCAGCGCTGGTCAGCGGCAACTCCACCTTCCTGTCGGCGCTGCTCGAGGAGCCGATGGTACGCTACGACTTCACCGAGCTGGCGCCGATCGTCGCGTCGCCGGTGGGGGGCGCGGTCTACCTGTCGCCCAGCTTCGGGATCGACGATCCAGCGGACCTGGGGCGGCTGCGCGGCCAGCTGATCTACGGCGGCATCGCCGCGTCGGGCTTCGACATCGTGCCGCTCCTGGCGTTCGAGCTCCTCGATCTGCAGGTGCAGCCGATCCTGGGCTACGCTTCGAAAGGCGCGGCCCGCATCGCGTTCGAGCAGGGCGAGACGAACATCGACTACCAGACCATGCCGGCGTACCTGAGCAACGTGGTGCCGCTGGTCGAGCAGGGTCTGGCGGTGCCGATGTTCAGCTTCGGTCTGATCGGTGCCGATGGAACCGTGGCCCGCGACCCGTCCGTTCCCGATCTGCCCACCGTGCGCGAGGTATATGTGGCCATGCACGGGCAGGAGCCCAACGGACCGGTCTGGGATGCCTACCAGGCCACGCTCGTGGCGGGGGTGAACATGGCCAAGGTGCTCTGGTTGCACGGAGAGGCGCCGGAGCGCGCCATCGCCGACCTGCGTGCGGCTTCCGAGCGGATGATCTCCGACCCTGCCTTCATCGAGAAGGCGAAGGCCGAGGTGGGTGACTACCCCTTCTCCGTGGGGGAGGACGTGCGTGCGCTCGTCGCACGGGCCTCCCGGCTCGATCCCGGCACGCGCGCCTGGCTCAAGGACTACCTGAAGGAGCGCTTCGACATCGATCGGCTGGGCGGCTGAGCCGCAGACGCGACCCGAGCCCGCGTTCCGTCCGCGCGCTCACCGCACCACAAGGGTCCGCCGCACGACCCCGAAGTTGCCTTTCGCCGGATCCATCGCCAGGACCTCCAACTCGAAGGATCCGGAACGCTCGGGCGTGAGCGAGCCCGAGTAGACGCTCGTGGTGCCGCTGAACCGGAGCGGCGTCTCGCGCAGCACCCGTCCGTTCTCGAGCAGCCGCGCGACGATGGTGTAGTCGTCGGCATCCCACAGGCCTCCGGGTTCCGTCGGACATCCGCACAGCATCGTGACGCGCGCGGTGACGGTCAGGGGCGTTCCGGGCGTGGCCGCGCCGGCGCCGTCCGGCTCCTGCAGCTCGACCGTGAATCCGTACAGCTCGAGCACGATCCCCTCGCCCCGGACGTGCTCGCCCGGCACCAGCAGGAGGGTACGCGTCGCGCGGGGGCCCGATCCCGGCGTGCCGAGCGGTCCCTCCGCCACGATCTCCACGAACGTGGGCCGCTCGAGCTCCACCGTGGCCGTGAAGGCGGCCGCACCGTCCGTATCGTAGATGCGCGCGCCACGCTCGTGCGGCGCCATGATCCGCGAGGTCTCGCCGGTCGACCCCTCCTGGACCCCTTCCGCGAGCACGGCACCGGAGGATGGGTCGCGCAGGGTGACCCGGACTCCGCCGACCCCCGATCCGATCAGCTTGGCGTCCCGGGCGATGACCCGCACCACGACGTCGGTGGACGTCTGGGCGGCGAGGGACAGCGGGGGCGCGGTGAGGAGGAGGGCGCCGAGCACGGTATGCAGCTTCATGGACGTGTCCTGGTGAGGGTGCGGGAGTGCCCCAAGGACCCACGCCGACCTGGTCGCGGGGGGAGTTCCCGACAGACGGACGGGTGGTGCCCGCGCCATGCTGGAGGTGGCGGGACACACGGGTCGTGCGGCTCGCCGGGGGCCCTCCACGCGGAGCGGCGACGATGCGGGTCAAGGACTACATGACCACGGCGGTCTTCTACCTGAAGGCGAACCGCGGGTTGGTCGGTGCCAAGGAGATCATGGGCTGGGCACACGTGCGCCACGTGCCTGTCGTCGACGAGAAGCGGCGCGTGGTGGGTGTGGTCAGCCATCGGGATCTGGTTCGGGCCACCGCCGTTCCCAACCAGGCGGACGGCGGTCGGAACGCGTCCGAGGTGTGGAGCGTTCCCGTGGAGCAGGTGATGTCACGTGATGTCCGTACCATCGCTCCGGACGCATCGATCCGCCAGGCTGCACGCGCCATGCGAGAGGGGAAGTTCGGATGCCTTCCGGTCGTCGACGCGGAGGGCGTTCTGGTGGGAATCATCACGGAACACGACCTCCTCTGGGTCGTGGAAGCACTGGCTCCGGATCCCGACGCCGCAGTGGACGTCGACTCCGGGCTGGCGGTGGGAAGGAGGAATCCATGAAGCGGGGTCTTGTCGTACTCGTGTCCGGCGCGTTGGCCGCGCCTCTGGCGGCGCAGGATGCGTCGCATACGGCGTCGGCCGTCGAGCGCGGGCAGGCGATGTTCGATCTCATCTGCTCGGCCTGCCACAGCTGGGATCCGCCGGCCAAGCTGGCGCCGCCCATGAGCATGGTGCTGGGCCACTACCTGGAGCGCTATGCGGACACGGATGAGGCGTCGGACGCGATCGCGGCCTGGATCTCCGGCCCGGACGCGGAGCGTTCGGTGCTGCCGAGCCACGCTGTGCAGCAGTTCGGGTTGATGCCGGGCCAGCCGCTTCCGGAAGCCGAACGGCGTGCCGTCGCAGCCTATCTGCTGGACCGCGCGGCGCGCGAGGGCGTCGGGATCGGCATGGGCCGAAGGGCTCAGGCGGATCCGCCCGCGCCTGCGGACGGCATGCAGGGCATGCAGCACGGCCAGGGCATGCAGGGCATGCAGCGCGGCCAGGGCATGCAGGGCATGCAGCACGGCCAGGGTATGCAGGGCATGCAGCGCGGCCAGGGCATGCAGGGCATGCAGCAGGGTCAAGGCATGCAGGGCGGTATGTGCTCCAGGATGGAGCAGCCGGCGCGACCGGACACCACGGACGGTCCGGGCGGGCGGTGACGTGGATGGCGGCGGCGACGCACCCGTCGCCGCTGCCCTTCGCTCAGGCCCGTTCCAGGATCAGCACCGTCACTTCCGCGGGAGTCCCCAGGCGAAAAGGGATTCCCCAGTAGTTCGTGCCGGGGTTGATGTACAGCACGCGGTCGCCGTCGCGGTGCAGGCCGTGGCCGTGTTCCAGGAACACGCCGGCCAGCGACCAGTCCCGCTTGGGGAACGCGAGCTGTCCGTAGTGGGTGTGGCCGCTCAACGTCAGGTGCACACCGCGCTGCGCCAGACCGGGCCAGAGCGCGGGATTGTGCGCAAGGGCGACCACCGGCTCCCCGGCGGGGATCCCGGCGGTGGTGCGATCGAGATCGGGTGCGGGCGCGTCCGCTCCCCGGAACCCGCCCGAACGTCCGGCGGGATCGCCCGTGCCCGCCAACCACAACCGTGCGTGCCCTCGCTCGATGGGCACGGCCTCGTTGACCAGCACGTCGATTCCCATGCGTTCCAGGCCTGCCCGCACGCCGCTCCAGCCGGCGTATACGTCGTGGTTGCCCGCGACGGCGTAGAGACCGAGCGGGGCGTGGAGGTCGCCGAAGGCGGCTGCGAAGGGCGCGACATCGGCCACGAAATCGTCCACCTGGTCCCCGGTGAAGACGATCAGATCGGGTGCGGACTCCTGGATCCGCGCGACCACCCGCGCCAGGAAGGCGGTGCGCGTATGTGGCCCCACGTGGAGGTCCGAGACCTGTGCGATGCGCAGCCCGATCAGGTCATCCGCGAGGCCCGCGATGGCGATGGGGAGCGTGCGCACCACCAGGCGCCGCGAGCCCAGGTAGCCGAGGAGCACCAGGAGGACCAGCATACCGGCCGTGACAGCCAGACCGATCCGCCCCGCCCACCCGGCGGACCCCAGCGGCCACCCGACCAGGGCGCCGATCACGCCGCCGATCGCGACGACGGGCATGAGCAGCTGGAGATACCAGAAGGGGCGGAAGATCCACACCCGTGTCCGCGCCGACGGCGCGCCGGCACCGCCGAAAGCGCGGAGGAGGCCCACCAGCGGAGCGCAGACCACGACCATCCACGCGCCGATCGCCGTCGGCAGTCC belongs to Gemmatimonadota bacterium and includes:
- a CDS encoding S9 family peptidase, with amino-acid sequence MPRRPASPGFAPALLLSAMALLAHPLTAQEPLQPLDVFEFEYVQDPQISPDGRQVVYVRQFSDIMTDRNYTNLWIVAADGTGHRPLTTGDVADASPRWSPDGSRLAFVSDREGSAQIWVRYMDSGQMVRVTSLQHGPEGISWSPDGTQLAFTSLVERASTQIAQVPAPPEGATWAAPPTTIDDLIYRFNGPGYLTPGYTHVFVVPAEGGTARQISSGDFHHGGVFRASPPVWTPDGQHLILSANRRSDWQDEQLDTEIFEFRVADGAVRPLTSRYGPDVAPAISPDGRQIAYLGFDDEHQGYQVTQLHVMDRDGTGTRVLSGALDRSVSDPQWAPDGRGVYVQYDDRGNTKIALFTLAGAQRDVARDVGGGGSAYSGGSYDVGPRGGVAFTWSRPDIPGDVAYQAGPGQEPRLLTSVNADILAARRLGEVEEIWYPSSHDGRDIQGWIVKPPDFNPQRRYPLILEIHGGPFANYGDRFDFEKQMMAARGYVVLYTNPRGSTSYGGEFGNLIHHAYPGDDFYDLDSGVDAVIAKGYVDPDQVFVTGGSGGGVLTSWMVGRTDRFRRAVTVYPVINWYSFVLTADIGSRVMNYWFPGAPWDHPEHYESRSLLSVVKNVKTPTMVLTGEEDYRTPMSESEQYYQALKILGVESALVRVPGEPHGIRRRPSHWMAKIENILGWFGRGGRTAT
- a CDS encoding CBS domain-containing protein, producing the protein MRVKDYMTTAVFYLKANRGLVGAKEIMGWAHVRHVPVVDEKRRVVGVVSHRDLVRATAVPNQADGGRNASEVWSVPVEQVMSRDVRTIAPDASIRQAARAMREGKFGCLPVVDAEGVLVGIITEHDLLWVVEALAPDPDAAVDVDSGLAVGRRNP
- a CDS encoding cytochrome c codes for the protein MKRGLVVLVSGALAAPLAAQDASHTASAVERGQAMFDLICSACHSWDPPAKLAPPMSMVLGHYLERYADTDEASDAIAAWISGPDAERSVLPSHAVQQFGLMPGQPLPEAERRAVAAYLLDRAAREGVGIGMGRRAQADPPAPADGMQGMQHGQGMQGMQRGQGMQGMQHGQGMQGMQRGQGMQGMQQGQGMQGGMCSRMEQPARPDTTDGPGGR
- a CDS encoding metallophosphoesterase codes for the protein MPDATPSRRSFLRPFLTVVGVWSVLWGLPTILLLYRIVPGGLPTAIGAWMVVVCAPLVGLLRAFGGAGAPSARTRVWIFRPFWYLQLLMPVVAIGGVIGALVGWPLGSAGWAGRIGLAVTAGMLVLLVLLGYLGSRRLVVRTLPIAIAGLADDLIGLRIAQVSDLHVGPHTRTAFLARVVARIQESAPDLIVFTGDQVDDFVADVAPFAAAFGDLHAPLGLYAVAGNHDVYAGWSGVRAGLERMGIDVLVNEAVPIERGHARLWLAGTGDPAGRSGGFRGADAPAPDLDRTTAGIPAGEPVVALAHNPALWPGLAQRGVHLTLSGHTHYGQLAFPKRDWSLAGVFLEHGHGLHRDGDRVLYINPGTNYWGIPFRLGTPAEVTVLILERA